The Lysobacter helvus nucleotide sequence CGCAGCCGGATCGACGTGCGGCTCGAGCCGGTCCTCGGCCGCCAACCCGCCACGCGCATGATCGTGCAGGCCGACCCGCGCACCTGACGCGCCTTCCTTGATCTGCGGCGCGGATGCGGGCACCTTGCGCGCATGCGCGATCGCCTCTGGCCCGATTTCCTCCTCAGTGCCTCCGTCCTGCCGATGGTGGCGCTCGCCAGTTTCGGCACGTGGTTCCTGTTCGTCGCCAACGAGGCGCAGCGCGCGGGCTGGGGCGGCGCCGGCGCGATGTTCGTCGCGGCGATGGCGCTGTATCCGCTCGCGCTGGTGCTGCAGGTCGGCGCGGTGGTGCTGCTGTTCAAGCAGGCCAGGCGCGGCGACCCCGAACCCGGCGGCACCACGCGCGCGCTGATCGGCGCGGCGTTCCTCTCGCTCGCGTTGCCCGTGCTCGTGTTCCTCGCGTACGCGCTGCGCGGTGCGCACTGATTCGATTCCCTTCGGAGTACCCGCGAATGTTGGCATTCCTGCTCGGGCTGGTGGTCGTCGCGTGCGTCACGGTCGTGCCCGTGATGGTGGGCGCACGCCTGGTGCACGCGACGCACACGGGCTTCTGGCGCTGCGTGCTGGCCGTGCTGCTGCTGGTGGTGGTGGGCGCGGGCGTCAGCATGTTCGTCCACGACAAGATCGCGTCCGGCCTGGTCACGGCGCTGATCGGCGCGTTCTTCCTCGCCGGCATCCTCGGCACCACGTACCTGCGCGGGTTGGCCATCTCGATCATCGCGGCGGTGGTGCAGATCGTCGTGCTGGTGCTGCTGGCCGGTGCGCTGCTGGGCGGCGCTGCGTTGCTGCACTGAGCGCGTCAGCGCTTCGGCGTCCAGTCGCGATGCTTGAGGAAGGCCGGCGCCTGCGTCGGCCGGCCGCGCGCTTCCAGGCGTTCGGCCAGCCACTGGAACCATTCGAACAACAGCGGATGCCCGCCTTCGATGCGGCCGGCTTCCACCCACGGCCGCAACTTGCGCCACAGGATCACGATCGCGCCGCCGATCAGTTCCTCCAGCACTTCGAGCGGCACGCTGTCGCGATACACCAGCAAGCCCATCGTCTCGAAGCGCGTGCCCAGCGCGAGCGCGGCTTCTTCGTGGTCGACGCCGAGCGCGCGCAATTCGTTGGCCGGGATGTCGTCGGGCAATGCGTAGATCAGGCGGAAGGCATGCGTGAACTCGCGATCCTGCAACGAGCGCATGAGTTCCAGCGCCGCGGCATCCAGCCGCTGCCGGCGGAACTGGCGGATCTGCACGATCCCGAACACCAGCGCGACGACCACCGCCACGCCGCCGAGCACCTGCGCCAGTTGCGAGAGCGCGGCGAGGTCCATGGGCTCAGGACCGCTTGATCGCGTGGCCGAAGGCGATCAGGTCGCCATCGGGGCCGAGCACCAGCAGTTCGCGCTGGCCGTAGGGCTTGTCGGCCGGGCCGTGCACGTCGCGCGGCGGCAACGTGTCGAGCGCCGGCTTGAGCTCGGCGTAGAGCGCATCGACATCGCGCACGTCGAAGTAGTAGCGGAAGCGCCGCGTGCCCGGCACGTATTCGTTGCCGGCGCTCGCTTCCCAGATGCGCACGCCGCAGCCCTCGCGTTCGACATACGCGTAGTCCGACACGCGAAACGGGACGTGGAAGCCGAGCACGTCGACGAAGAACGCCACCGCGACCTCGAGGTCGGCCACGTGCATGAAGGGTGTGACTTGCAGGAAATTGTCGTCGGCCATGGCTGGATTCAACGCGGCGCGATGTAACCGCCGGCCACGCCATTCGGCGACAGCACCAGCTGCCACAACTGGATCCGCCGCGCGCGGAAGCTCGCCATCGCGCCGGCCAGGTAGAAGCGCCACATCCGGCGGAAGCGTTCGTCGTAGCGCTCGGGCAAGTCGGGCCAGTGGGCTTCCACGTTCGCGCGCCAGGCCTGCAGCGTGCGGTCGTAGTCGGTGCCGAAGTTGTGCCAGTCCTCGATCACGAAGCGGCCTTCCAGCGCGGTCGTGAGCTGCTTCGGCGAAGGCAGCATCGAGTTGGGGAAGATGTAGCGCGCGATCCACGGGTCGGTGATCGCGGTGGAGAGGTTGCCGCCGATCGTGTGCAGCAGGAACAACCCGCCGTCGGGCGCGTCCTCGGAGAAGCACCGCCGCGCCACGTCGAAGTACGTGGCGTAGTTGCGCACGCCTACGTGTTCGAACATGCCCAGCGAGAAGATGCGATCGAAGCCGCCGCCGGTGTTGGCGCGCACGAGTTCGCGGTAGTCCTGCAGGCGGATGTCGATCGGCAGGCCGGCGCACAGGTCGCGCGCGTATTCGGCCTGTTCGCGCGAGACGGTGACGCCCACGCCCGCGATGCCGTAGCGCTCGGCGGCGAACTTCAGCGCCTCGCCCCACCCGCAGCCGATGTCGAGCACGCGCATGCCGGGGCGCAGGCCGAGCTTGCGGCAGACCAGGTCGAGCTTGGCCGCCTGCGCATCGTCGAGGTTGTCGGCTTCGCGCCAGTAGCCGCAGCTGTAGACCAGGCGTTGCCCGAGCATCGCGCGGTAAAGATCGTTGCCGAGGTCGTAGTGGCGTTCGCCGACTTCGAACGCGCGGTGTTCGGTCTGCAGGTTCGACACGCGTGCGCGCAACGCGTCCCACACCTCGCCGAGGCCGTGCACCTTGCGGTCGGCGCCGTGGCCGAGCAGGCGCAGCAGCATGCCATCGAGGTCGTCGACGTCCCACCACCCGTCCATGTACGACTCGCCCAGGCCCAGCGAACCCTGCGCCAGGATGCGGTTGTAGAAATGTTCGTCGTGGACGCGTGGATCCCAGGGCGCACGGCCGCCGGTGCGGTCGCCTTCGGGGCGGACGTCGGCGTCGTGCAGCAATTGCAGGATGCGTTGCCGGAACGGATGCACCGACATCGAAGGCTCCTGGGACGGCCGCGGCTCAGCCGCCGCGGAACAGGCTCCGGTACGCCGGCGCGATGTGCGGCAGCAGGGCGTCGGCCGGCACGTCGACCGTCTGCTTGCCGTCCGCGTACGGCCCCACCTGGTAGGGCGGGAACACGAACCGCAATGCTGCGATGCGACCGTCGCTGCCCATGACCGGTTCGAACTGCGAGAACGATTCGGCGGTGGGCGCGGTGCCTTCGTCGATCATCTGGCCCGCGTTCTTGATCATGTCCGCGCGTTCGGCGGCGGGCACGTCGTCGGCGTCGATGCGCTGCGACAACGCGGTGTGCAGTTGTTCGCGCACGAAGTCGGAGATGGCCTGCCAGCCCGAGGCCTGCGGCACCAGCGCGTCGGCGGTGAGCATCGCGTTGCGTTGCGGCAGCCACACGAAGCGCGCGATCAGCGGCATCGCATGCGCGCCGCCGGTGTAGAGGTACCCGTCGGCGCCGACGGCGACGATCGCCGGCGTCTTCGCCAGCGTGGTGTACGACACGCTCAACTCGTACGGCGCGGTGGGCGTGTCGTTGCCGAGGCCGCCCACTGCGTCCATCAGGTCCTTGCGCGAGTCTTCGGCGTATCGCTTCAGCGCGGCGGCCAGGCCCGGGTACTGCGCGGCTTCGGGCGGATAGCTGATGCCGATGACATAGCGCGGCGTCGTCTCGACGACGTCGGCCAGGCCCGTCGTGCTCGCGGTGGACGCAGGCTGCGCGGACGTGGCGGCGCCGGCGGGCTTGCCGGGTTGCGGCGCGGGCGCCTGGCGCTGGCACGCGGACACCGCCAGCAGGGCCGGCAGGAGAAGCAGGGAAACACGGCGCGTCATGAGGCAATCCATTGGCTCGGGATGCGCGCAAATTATCCGCCGGCTTGTGAGGCCTGAATAGACATCCGCGCCATCGCAACGATGCGGGTAAAAAAAAACCCCGCCGAGGCGGGGTTTCTTTCGTCGGCCGGCGCATTGCTGCGCCGGTCGAAACGTGGTGACAGACCTTAGATGGCCTGCACTTCGTCGGCCTGCAGGCCCTTCTGGCCCTGCACGACCTTGAACGACACGCGCTGGCCTTCCTGCAGGGACTTGAAGCCCGTGCCCTGGATGGAGCGGAAGTGCACGAAGAGGTCCGGGCCGGATTCCGGCGTGATGAAGCCGAAGCCCTTGGCGTCGTTGAACCACTTGACGGTACCCGTCTGACGATCGGACATGGAATTACTCCTTGGAAAACAGATTGATTGATGCACGGAATGCAGACACTGCAAATCCGCGACTGTCTAGCAAGGGGTAACGCGAACGATGTAGCGGACCGCTGGCTCAACGCCTTGATCTACCGCATCGGGCCACGATGTACCGTGATCCCGCTTGGAACAGTGGGCGCACCTTACCCTACTTTGCCCGGGAAGTGTGAATACGCGGCGGCATCCCGTGCGAGGGTCGCCGAGGGGGTCTCACCACTCCGAACGGTGCGGCAGCAGGCCCCGCAGCTCCAGGTCGGTCAGGTTCCGCCACTGCCCGACCTTCAAGCGGCCGAGGGAAACGGTGCCGATCCTCACGCGCACCAGCGTCTTCACGCGGTGCCCGAAGTGCGCGGCCATCAGGCGGATCTGCCGGTTGAGGCCCTGCACCAGGATGATCCGGAAGCCCACGCGGCCGAGCTTGTGCGTCTTGCACGGCAGCGTCGTCTCCCCGTGCAGCGGCACGCCGCGGGCCATGCCCCGGAGGAACTCGTCGGTGACCGGGTGGTTGATGGCCACCAGGTATTCCTTCTCCAGCTTGTTCTCGGCGCGCAGGATCTCGTTGACGATGTCGCCGTTGCTGGTCAGCAGGATCAGCCCCTCCGAGTCCTTGTCCAGGCGGCCGATCGGGAAGATCCGCTCCTGGTGCCCGATGAACTCGATGATGTTGTCCTTCACCCCTTCCTCGGTGGTGCAGGTGATCCCGGCCGGCTTGTTGAGCGCGATGTAGACGTGGCGGCGCTTGCCGGGGGCCGTTGCCACGCGCGGCTTGAGCGGCTGGTCGTCCAGCAGCACGGTGTCGCCCTCGCCCACTTCCGCGCCGATGCGGGCGCGGATGCCGTTGACCTGCACGCGGCCCTCGGCGATCAGGCGGTCGGCTTCGCGGCGCGAGCAGGCGCCGGTGTCGCTGATGTACTTGTTGAGGCGCATGCCGGGCCGGTGGGGATCAGGGGGCCGCGCATTCTACGCGCGCAGGTCCTCGTACTCCGGGTGTTTCCCGAGCCAGGCCTGCGAATACGCACAGGCGGTCCGGACTTTCAGCCCCTGCGCCCGCGCGTGGTCGAAGGCGGCCTGCACCAGCGCCGCGGCGATGCCCCGGCCTTCGATGGCCGGGGGCACGCCGGTGTGGAGGATCGTGAGGACGCCGCCTTCGATGCGGTAGTCCAGCTCCGCCTCCTGTCCATCGACACGGGCCGTGAATTGCGTTTCGCCCGCGTCGTGCCGGATCGCCAGGTCCTTCACGAACGGCTGTCCCGCTTGCCCTGCGCGTGCCGATCGATGGTGCTCACGCTGCCGTGGTTGGCCTGCAGGCGCGCCTCGCCTTCATGCAGCGCGTTGGCCTGCGCGCGCGCTTCCTCGGACTGGAAGCCCGATGCCGGGACGTGCGGTTCGTGGCCGATGTCCTGCCACGGCGGGGTTTCGCGCGCCTTCGCCTGCTTGGCTTCCAGCAAGGCGCGCGTGTTCTCGAGCGCCTGTTCGGGCGTGATGGAGGCCGGGCCCTTCGGTGCGGACTTGCGCGGTGCGCGTTTCTTCGCGACGGCGGGCGCGGAAGCGATCGTTTTCGCAGCGGCTTTCTTCGGCGCAGCTTGTTGCGTCACGACTTTCTTCGCGACTTTCTTCGCTGCCGGTTTCCTGGCGACGGCTTTCTTCGCGACGGCTTTCTTCGAGACGACCTTCTTCGCTGCGGACTTCTTCGCGGCGACTTTCTTCAGCGCGCGCTTCTTCGGTGCAGCCTTCTTCGCGACGGTGCGCTTGGAGGCGGCCTTGCGGGCGCCGGCCTGCTTCGTGGCGACCTTCTTTGCGACGCGCTTCTTCGCGACCTTCTTCGAAGCGGCCTTCTTCGCGGTGGCGCCGCGCTTCGCAGCGACCTTCTTCACCGCCTTCCTGGCGGAGGTCTTCTTCGTCGCCTTTTTCGCGGCTTTCGCGGCTTTCTTCGCCGCCGTCTTCTTCGATGCCTTCTTCGCGGTCGCCATCGCTACTCCTCGACACTCGGCCAGGTGAGCCGTCCGATTAACACGCGGGACATTCAGCGCGGGTGAGCGCTCACCCGCCCGGCGCGCCCAGGCGCGAGAGGAAGACCTGCACGACGACCGGGTTGGCGAAGATCGCGAACGCGATGCCGTACGCCGCGCCCCAGAAATGCGCGCTGTGGTTGATGTTGCCGTGCGCCTGGCGGTCGGCCCACGCCGAATAGCCCAGGAACAGCACGCCGTACACCACCGCCGGGCACGGGATCACGAACACGTAGATGATCCCCCACGGATTGAGCAGCACGTAGGTGAACAGCACCGCCGCCACCGCGCCCGATGCGCCCAGCGTGCGATAGGTCGCATCGTTGCGATGCCGCAGGTACGTGGGCAGCACCGAGGCGACCAGCGCCGTGATGTAGAAGATGGGGAACCCCAGCGGCCCCATCGCCTGCGCGTAGTAGCGCTCGGCCAGCGGCCCGAAGAAGAACAGCGTGAACATGTTGAACAGCACGTGCTGCCAGTCGGCATGCACGAAACCGTACGTCACCAGGCGGTCGTACTCGTGCTTGCGCGTCACCGCCGGCGGCCACAGCACCAGGCGATCGGCCAGGCGCTGGCGTTCGAACGCCGCCCACGACACGCCGACCGTCAGCGCGATCAGGATCCACGTCTGCATCGATCCCATGCGTCAGGCCGTCTGCGCAGCGGGCGCATTCGCCCATTCGGTGAGCCCTTCGCGCGCGTACAGCTCGGCGAACATCGGCCGCGCGCGCATCATTTGCGCGAACGCCGCCAGGTGCGGCCACTGCGTCGCCGGGCGCGGCATGCCCCGCGACCAGCGCATCAGCATCGCGAGGTAGAAATCCGCGGCGGTCAAGCGATCGCCCAGCAGGTACGGGCCCTGCTTCGCCAGTTGCGCGTCCAGGCGCTCCCAGCACGCTTCGATTCGCGGTGCGACGTTGGCGCGCACGGTCTCGGCCAGTGCTTCGCCGGCAGGTTCATTCGGATACCACCACTGGCGGAACAGCGGCTGCACCGCGTTGGCCAGGTGGAACATCCACTGCTGGTATTCGGCGCGTTGCGGATCATCGATGGCGGGCGCGAAGCGGTGCTGCGGATCTCGGTCGGCCAGCGTCATCAGCAGTGCGGCGGCTTCGAAGCGCGGCACGCCGTCGAGGACCAGCGTGGGCACCACGCCGTTGGGATTGAGCGCGAGGTAGTCCGGCGCCTTCTGCGCGCCCGTCGAGGTGTCGACCAGGTGCAGGCGGTGCGGCGCGCCGAGTTCCAGCAGGAGCCAATGCACCACCAGGCTGGCCGCGCCGGGGCTGTAATAGAGGACCGGTTCCATCGCCACGCACTCCGCAGTCGGGGGCGCCGATGATCGCATGCGATCCGCGTCCTGCTGACGCCCCGGTGGCAGCAATAGGCCGAAGGTCACGGCGGGAATGCACGACCCCTCCGCTACCATCGCGGCTCCTTTCGCCGATGGCGCCCTCATGTCCCGACCGACCTTCGCCCTGCTCG carries:
- a CDS encoding DUF4760 domain-containing protein — protein: MDLAALSQLAQVLGGVAVVVALVFGIVQIRQFRRQRLDAAALELMRSLQDREFTHAFRLIYALPDDIPANELRALGVDHEEAALALGTRFETMGLLVYRDSVPLEVLEELIGGAIVILWRKLRPWVEAGRIEGGHPLLFEWFQWLAERLEARGRPTQAPAFLKHRDWTPKR
- a CDS encoding bleomycin resistance protein, which codes for MADDNFLQVTPFMHVADLEVAVAFFVDVLGFHVPFRVSDYAYVEREGCGVRIWEASAGNEYVPGTRRFRYYFDVRDVDALYAELKPALDTLPPRDVHGPADKPYGQRELLVLGPDGDLIAFGHAIKRS
- the cfa gene encoding cyclopropane fatty acyl phospholipid synthase — its product is MSVHPFRQRILQLLHDADVRPEGDRTGGRAPWDPRVHDEHFYNRILAQGSLGLGESYMDGWWDVDDLDGMLLRLLGHGADRKVHGLGEVWDALRARVSNLQTEHRAFEVGERHYDLGNDLYRAMLGQRLVYSCGYWREADNLDDAQAAKLDLVCRKLGLRPGMRVLDIGCGWGEALKFAAERYGIAGVGVTVSREQAEYARDLCAGLPIDIRLQDYRELVRANTGGGFDRIFSLGMFEHVGVRNYATYFDVARRCFSEDAPDGGLFLLHTIGGNLSTAITDPWIARYIFPNSMLPSPKQLTTALEGRFVIEDWHNFGTDYDRTLQAWRANVEAHWPDLPERYDERFRRMWRFYLAGAMASFRARRIQLWQLVLSPNGVAGGYIAPR
- a CDS encoding DUF3298 and DUF4163 domain-containing protein — encoded protein: MTRRVSLLLLPALLAVSACQRQAPAPQPGKPAGAATSAQPASTASTTGLADVVETTPRYVIGISYPPEAAQYPGLAAALKRYAEDSRKDLMDAVGGLGNDTPTAPYELSVSYTTLAKTPAIVAVGADGYLYTGGAHAMPLIARFVWLPQRNAMLTADALVPQASGWQAISDFVREQLHTALSQRIDADDVPAAERADMIKNAGQMIDEGTAPTAESFSQFEPVMGSDGRIAALRFVFPPYQVGPYADGKQTVDVPADALLPHIAPAYRSLFRGG
- a CDS encoding cold-shock protein, with translation MSDRQTGTVKWFNDAKGFGFITPESGPDLFVHFRSIQGTGFKSLQEGQRVSFKVVQGQKGLQADEVQAI
- a CDS encoding pseudouridine synthase, producing MRLNKYISDTGACSRREADRLIAEGRVQVNGIRARIGAEVGEGDTVLLDDQPLKPRVATAPGKRRHVYIALNKPAGITCTTEEGVKDNIIEFIGHQERIFPIGRLDKDSEGLILLTSNGDIVNEILRAENKLEKEYLVAINHPVTDEFLRGMARGVPLHGETTLPCKTHKLGRVGFRIILVQGLNRQIRLMAAHFGHRVKTLVRVRIGTVSLGRLKVGQWRNLTDLELRGLLPHRSEW
- a CDS encoding GNAT family N-acetyltransferase, which produces MKDLAIRHDAGETQFTARVDGQEAELDYRIEGGVLTILHTGVPPAIEGRGIAAALVQAAFDHARAQGLKVRTACAYSQAWLGKHPEYEDLRA
- a CDS encoding histone H1-like repetitive region-containing protein, whose product is MATAKKASKKTAAKKAAKAAKKATKKTSARKAVKKVAAKRGATAKKAASKKVAKKRVAKKVATKQAGARKAASKRTVAKKAAPKKRALKKVAAKKSAAKKVVSKKAVAKKAVARKPAAKKVAKKVVTQQAAPKKAAAKTIASAPAVAKKRAPRKSAPKGPASITPEQALENTRALLEAKQAKARETPPWQDIGHEPHVPASGFQSEEARAQANALHEGEARLQANHGSVSTIDRHAQGKRDSRS
- a CDS encoding rhomboid family intramembrane serine protease, whose translation is MQTWILIALTVGVSWAAFERQRLADRLVLWPPAVTRKHEYDRLVTYGFVHADWQHVLFNMFTLFFFGPLAERYYAQAMGPLGFPIFYITALVASVLPTYLRHRNDATYRTLGASGAVAAVLFTYVLLNPWGIIYVFVIPCPAVVYGVLFLGYSAWADRQAHGNINHSAHFWGAAYGIAFAIFANPVVVQVFLSRLGAPGG
- a CDS encoding glutathione S-transferase family protein; the encoded protein is MEPVLYYSPGAASLVVHWLLLELGAPHRLHLVDTSTGAQKAPDYLALNPNGVVPTLVLDGVPRFEAAALLMTLADRDPQHRFAPAIDDPQRAEYQQWMFHLANAVQPLFRQWWYPNEPAGEALAETVRANVAPRIEACWERLDAQLAKQGPYLLGDRLTAADFYLAMLMRWSRGMPRPATQWPHLAAFAQMMRARPMFAELYAREGLTEWANAPAAQTA